The genomic segment GGCAGCTTCTATCCGCAGGCGGCACCGAGGCTGGCCGAAGACAACGCCTATATCCGCTCGCGCAAGCTGGCCGACGAAGGCGTGCGGGCACTGGCGACGGAGACCTTCCGGGTCAGCAGCGTCAATGCCCCGTTCGTGGTGGGCACGGTGCCGGGCCTGACGGTCCCGATGTTCAAGGCCTATACCGACTACGCCCGGGGCGGCTTTGCGCCGATGCCGGACTTCGCGCCGCCGGGCGGCGTCAATTTCATCTCGGCCATGTCGCTGTCGGAAGCGATCGAAGGTGCGCTGTTGCGCGGCGAGAATGGCAAGGCCTACCTCGTGGGCGACGAGAACCTGACCTTCCAGGACTACTTCGGCGCGTTCTTCCGCGATGCCGGCCGCGCGGTTCCGCCGGTCATCGACCAGGAGCATCCGTTGCTGCCCGACTCGGCGATCTGCTTCGGCCGCGGCAACACGCTCTACTACGAGCCGGATGCGGCCGAGACCGCCCTG from the Cupriavidus sp. WKF15 genome contains:
- a CDS encoding NAD-dependent epimerase/dehydratase family protein is translated as MKILIVGGNGMIGGHAALHLRSRGHEVTIAGRNRPASGTPLGGLDFLRCDYIANDLPAAQLGAFDALVFAAGNDVRHVPPGGDEAAHWERANVEGVPRFFRAARDAGIRVAVHVGSFYPQAAPRLAEDNAYIRSRKLADEGVRALATETFRVSSVNAPFVVGTVPGLTVPMFKAYTDYARGGFAPMPDFAPPGGVNFISAMSLSEAIEGALLRGENGKAYLVGDENLTFQDYFGAFFRDAGRAVPPVIDQEHPLLPDSAICFGRGNTLYYEPDAAETALLGYRRRDILRTVSEIVAQYQ